Genomic window (Spirosoma sp. KCTC 42546):
AAGCCCGCATCGACGACCGTCTGATGACCATTCCGGGTATTGATGGCGCGAAAATGAGCAAGTCGTATAATAACTACATCGACATTTTCCTGCCTGAAAATGAACTATGGAAAGTCATTAAGAAAATCAAATCGGATTCAACCCCCCTCGAAGAGCCTAAGAATCCTGATACAGACATTACGTTTCAGTTGTATTCATTACTAGCATCTGCCGAGCAAACGGCTGAGATGCGTCAGTTATACGAAGCCGGTAATTACGGCTATGGTATGGCTAAAAAAGCGTTCTACGAACTCATTCTCCAGCAGTTCTCTACTGAGCGGGAACGCTTTACCTATTATACTGTCGAAAACCCGGATGCCCTGGAAGCCGAACTTCGGGCTGGCGAGGAAAAAGCGCGCGCTATAGCAGGCAAAACCATTGCGCGAGTACGGGAGAAATTAGGTTTTAACTAACTGGTAGCCAGAAAACTACCGTTAACTCATTTGATTTGGATGCAGGGCAATTATCTGCTTAATTAACCCCCGTTAATTAAACAAATAATTAACTACCACCTCACGCCATAGAATGAACAATCTGCCCCCTATCCGTAACCTGAATTCCGTTCAGTTGAAACCTCGTGAACGCCATTTTCTTGAATTAGCCTGCTCTGATCTTACCTACGTCCAAATCGCCGATCAGATGTGCGTCAGCCCCCGTACCGTAGATGGTTACCGGGAAGCCTTGTTTGAACGCTTTCATGTAAAAAGCCGCGTTGGGCTAGCCATTTATGCCATACGGGGTGGACTTGTGGCCTTGTAGAATTTGGGGTTAAACGATCATTCATTTAACCCCAAATTAGCTATTTATCAGGATCAGGATTACCAGGTGGTTTACGAGCTGTATTACGGATATTCACCAGTTTAAGCAGTAAATCGAACCAGAACGGGGCGCCAAACGAAAGTGCGGAAGCTGTCAGCAGCCAGCCCAAAAGGGCTAATACAATACTTTGTCCAGGTTGAAGGCTCCACTTGTCACTTTTTGATTTGTCGCTCGGCAGCTTCCATCCAATTGGCAGTTTGAGATCAGTTATGCGGTCTTGAATAAACCGAACATATAGTGTCTGTACCGCAAGACTATCCGTATCGGTCAACCCTGAATTAAGGATGAATGTTAAATGGGTCGTTTTGGAACCCGGCTCGGTTAACGTGGTATCTCTTGCCAGTTTAGCGTCATATTCATGTTCATGCTCATGAAGGTATTCGCCAAACTTGGTATCTTTCTCAAATGATTTTCCACCGTCCTGAGTCGTCTTAATGGCCTCTGCTACCAGTTTGTCGCGAAGTCCACTATCAGTAAAGAGCCTGTTGGTCAGGTAAATGGTATCCACGTTTAGTAGGACTGCTACCAGCACAGCTACAATCCAGACTACGCCCTGTGCATAGCGTTTGAACCAACCCGATACCTGCTCCATATAGCCATTGTACCATTTTTCCAGTTCATCTTTGAATGTCTGAAAATTATTGGATTTAGCCAGAATAGGTCTGATGAGTTCTTTAATCGCCTTATGCCTGTTGTCCGTTTGAAGAAGTACTTCCTTAATTTTTTCAAATGTGTGATCGGTAGGCTTTACTCCCTCGGGTATGGGTACGTCTGACTTAGCCAATATATCAATCAGAACCGTCGAAAAAGAGTCGGCAGAGAGATAATTGACTGGCTTCAGAAAACCCCAGAATTTCTCTTCTTTCACCTCGGTGAGTTTATGATCAAAGAAGTCGTCCGCTAACTTTCCCAGTATTTTCTCCAGCGCTCTTCTAAGCAATTTTGCCCGTTGACCTAGAAAGGTATTGATCAACTCCACCATACCTGACACAAAAATGCTGAATACGAAAAAGATAAAAACGAGGCCAATCGCCACATCGAGCAGGGTGGGTAGATTGATGTTCATGGTATTGGCAACTCAATAAGATCCCCCATTGTGAAGTGGTCAAAAACAGATGTAGCCGTTGCATCGCCAAAATCAGGTTTCCAGTTCGGATTTAAACTCAGGAATGAGTTCGGATCACCATATATTAACCCAATAAGTACTTCAGCTACAATCCGACCACCAACAGGCCCCAAACGAGTAGGCGTCGGATTTTCTTTTTCTTCGGCCTCGCTTTTTCTATTTTTTACCCATTCGTGCCGGGCTTCGGCCAGAATATAAAACCAAAGGGGGGCTTTGTTCCTAAAACTCTCCCCACACGCTCGTATCGTTTTATGATTCTCATTGTCAAGTCCATCAATATTTGCCTTCCCCGCAATCAGGTCGTGGTCTGGAATGGGATCGATGCCCATATAGCGGGCAACATCTTGGCCAGAAGGCAATCCCAATACCATGCCACGCAGCAGATTTCGAAGGGCAAGCATATTGGGTTGTTTTTTGTCGACAGGATCGTTAGTGCCGGGTATCGAGAATTCAGGTAATGCCGCTAAGGGCGACACCAGCGATGTATCTATTTTGTAAGCAGGCTGCACACGTTTCTTATTCCTAAACGAGGGTAACGGAGAGAGTTTATGATCCCTCGTCTCAAAAAACAGTTTCCAGTCAATACCCCACTGCTCAGGAAACTCCCGGAAACCATTAAGCCCATCATCAAGCTTTGGTGCGAAGATCATACGACGGCCCTCTAAGTGGAGAATTTCGGGCTCAATAGCGGGCAAATCCCCCAGGCTCAGCCGATAAACGGGTCTGATCATGCTATGCCCAAAACGATAGACGGCTCCGCTGAATTCAACGGGCATAAATGGAAAATTTTCCCATTTAAAAAAGAGCAGATTCGCTTCAACTTTAAAAATAGATTTTCCCGATTCTGTGTTGATGTGCGGTAGTATTTCTTCAACCAGTTCTCTGCCAACGAGCCGGGGTAAATAATCAAATAAGATTAACCATTGATAATGCCAGCGCACAATCTGCTGAACGTCGGCAAAAGATGCATCAGGATTTTGGTCGACAACAAAATTATGGAAACGCAAAAAAAGCCCCTGCAACTGCGATACAATGACATTTTCGTCGTTCCGTTTATCGCTGATGAGGGCCCGTTGGCGAAAACGGGGAAGATCCTTCGTTAAAATTTTATGAGGATCATTGGCGGTTAAATTTCGATCACCCAATAGAAATTTTTTCCCGTCAGCATCATACATATATGGCTGATCGTCGGGACCGCGACCATACACATTATCTAAATCAAGGGCAGGCGTTCTAAAATCAACTAAACCGCTAGGGTCGTTCATTTTCATCAGGCTGCTCATCGGATCGAACGTAATGTCGTGATCCACAAATTGCCCGAAATAGGTGTACCCAGCGGGAATACCAAAGTTTTCTTCATCGTCAATTTTTTTTTCCGACGTAACCATTGGCTTTTTCGTCTTGGGATCGATTTCCGGCTCTGACGTCATAGCGACAGCCAACTTTCGCAGATCAGCCTCTTTAAATGTTGCGGGTTGCAACGTTCTGAACATGCGCCCAAAACGGCCTTGATGAAGGCGGGAATGTACGGTTGCATTTAAGCCGCGTTCGATTACGCCATGGTGCATACCGGGCCTTTGTACTGGAGATGGTGTAGACATTGGAATAGAAATTAAAGGGATGAAAAGCAGTTATTTATTCAGGAATGGGCGAAGTGCTATTTATCACCTACGCAAATGTAAAATTACTGCTGCCATCTGCACAATGGGAAAAATACCCTTTCTCATAAGAAAAATACCATCACCAAGATCATCACAATTAACACAGTATTGATACTCCCAGGGACAGTATCAGAATGAGTTTATTGATCCATTCTATCAAATAGGCAACCCCCGCCTTTGGAAACTGAATCTTTTCCAAAGGCGGGGGTTGCAGAAATCGAACTAGTCTTATTGTTAAAGCAATTTGGCCGCAATACCGACCAATAGGTCTACCCCTTTCGAGATACTCTGAATCGCAGCGGCTTTCTCTTCATTACTCTTCGTTGCATCTTTAACTTCGCCCACAACTTTGGCAAAGTCTTCCTTCGTGATGGCCGATTCGTTAATAAGTTCCTCTACCTCAGCCATTTTTAGCGTCGTGAGACTAGCAATCTGGGATCGAAATTTCCTATCGGTCTCGTTAAGGGCCGTATCGATCAATTTGTCAATATCTATTTCATCAGGCATCTTAGTTAGGGAGTTTGGGGTTGAATAGCTTCGTTAGATCATCATTTAGCTGCTGAATATTGTCGGAGAGTTTCCCGCCTTTACGAATGAACGTATCGATAGTTCCTTCGATGGCATTGAGGTCAATACGATTACCAGATAAAGATTTAAGCTGGCTGAACGCCTGCTGGCGGCTATCGGAAACCTTCACCGCCGATTCGAGTAATGCCTGTAGGCCAACAGCACCACGCTCATAAATTCGGTAATCTTCATTCAGTCGTTCAATTAAACTAATCCGCTGTGCATCCAGAGCGGTTTGCATCGAATCGCGCCGGGCACTGATTCTAACCATGCTCTTACTAAGCAGAGCGGGAAAGTTATCTTTCACATTAAAATCGGCCGGAAGACTTTTCATCAACGTTGCGGCAAAACTTGGTATATACTCCTTCTCGATAAAGGCATCAATATCTGCACGTTTACGCTGAAACAAATTATTTGTTAGCGCTACATTCAATTGGTGCATGCGCGCTACTTCAGCCCGTAGCTGATCCGATAAAGCCACAGACTGTGAAGGAATACGAGCGCAGGCACTAAATCCAATGGTCAGAACCACCAGCGACCAGGCTAGGAAAGTAGAAAATCGGGGAGGGAACATAGAGTTATTGGGATAGAATTTTTGAAAAGCGGGCAACTTATTTTATCAGGTCTAAAGATTAGAAATATTCTTACCACCTTCAATAACCTTCTCTTTATCGGTAGAATACTTTATAGTCAATGAGCGTCTATCAATAGTTTCCACCCAAGCCGATCTATACAAATACCATGTCCTACATTTGGTGCCTAATTCCTAAACTCCCCCATGACCCTGATTATGAACGCAACCCTAATCCACGACATCGCCAAACTCATTGACCATGCGCTGCTTCACCCAACCCTCACCGATGCTGAACTCCGTGAAGGCATCGAACTGGCCTTGAAATACGATGTGGCCTCGGTTTGTATTAAGCCCTATGCCGTTCGAATGGCAACTGAACGGTTGGCTGGTTCAGATGTGCTGGTAGGAACGGTGATTGGGTTTCCGCATGGTGCGAGTACCACGAGCCTGAAAGTTGCTGAAACGGAGCAGACTTGCCAGGATGGAGCGGTTGAAATTGATATGGTTGTTAATATCGGCAAAGTGCTGGGCGAAGACTGGGACTATGTTGCCGACGAAATCGGTGTGGTTCATAAAACCTGCCAGGTGCATGGAGCCATTCTGAAAGTGATCTTCGAGAATGATTTCCTGCCCGATGATGCGCATAAAATAAAACTCTGCCAGATCTGTACCGAAGTCGGTGCTGAGTTTGTCAAGACATCTACTGGCTTTGGTTTCGTAAAAGGCAGCGATGGCAACTACAACTACGAAGGAGCAACAGAACACGATCTTCAGCTGATGCTCGATCACGTTGGCCCGAACGTTCGGGTAAAAGCCTCCGGCGGTATTCGTACGCTTGATGGTCTGCTACACGTCAAAGAAATGGGTGTCTCGCGACTGGGCACTTCGGCTACGGCAGCCATCATGGAAGAGGCTTACCGGCGGTTTGGCGCAGTTAATGCCAATACGCCAATAGTCCCCATTGCCGAAACAAATGGGTATTGATCAGCATAAGGGATTGTCGGGCAGTTGTCAGTATCTGTCCTGATTTTGTTTATTTTGCACCCTCGAATCAACCCTAAACGTATGCTCAACCTCGGCTTTGTTTCGGCTATTTTGGCTGATTATGACCTGAATGGCGTGTTAAAATTTGCGTCAGAACACAATTTCAAATGCGTCGAATTGATGTGCTGGCCATCCGGCAATGCCGATGTCCGCAGGTATGCAGGCGTCACCCACGTGGATGTCGACAACCTGAATGTAGATCAAATTCATACGCTGACCAAGCTCTATCATATTTCCATTTCGGGCCTAGGCTATTACCCAAATCCACTTGACCCTAACCCGGAGCAGGCCGAATTCTATCGGGAGCATATCAAGAAAATCATACGAGCCGCAGCCAAACTGGGGGTGCCTGTAGTCAATACGTTCATTGGTCGGAATCCATCACTGAGCATTACGGATAACCTGAAATTGTATGCCGATCATTGGCCGGCCATTGTGAAAGTAGCTGAGGAATGTAATGTAAAAATCGGCATCGAAAACTGCCCAATGTGGTTTACAGACGATGAATGGCCAGGGGGCAAAAACCTGGCAACCACGCCCGCCATCTGGGATCGGATGTTCGA
Coding sequences:
- a CDS encoding response regulator transcription factor produces the protein MNNLPPIRNLNSVQLKPRERHFLELACSDLTYVQIADQMCVSPRTVDGYREALFERFHVKSRVGLAIYAIRGGLVAL
- a CDS encoding heme peroxidase family protein, encoding MSTPSPVQRPGMHHGVIERGLNATVHSRLHQGRFGRMFRTLQPATFKEADLRKLAVAMTSEPEIDPKTKKPMVTSEKKIDDEENFGIPAGYTYFGQFVDHDITFDPMSSLMKMNDPSGLVDFRTPALDLDNVYGRGPDDQPYMYDADGKKFLLGDRNLTANDPHKILTKDLPRFRQRALISDKRNDENVIVSQLQGLFLRFHNFVVDQNPDASFADVQQIVRWHYQWLILFDYLPRLVGRELVEEILPHINTESGKSIFKVEANLLFFKWENFPFMPVEFSGAVYRFGHSMIRPVYRLSLGDLPAIEPEILHLEGRRMIFAPKLDDGLNGFREFPEQWGIDWKLFFETRDHKLSPLPSFRNKKRVQPAYKIDTSLVSPLAALPEFSIPGTNDPVDKKQPNMLALRNLLRGMVLGLPSGQDVARYMGIDPIPDHDLIAGKANIDGLDNENHKTIRACGESFRNKAPLWFYILAEARHEWVKNRKSEAEEKENPTPTRLGPVGGRIVAEVLIGLIYGDPNSFLSLNPNWKPDFGDATATSVFDHFTMGDLIELPIP
- the deoC gene encoding deoxyribose-phosphate aldolase codes for the protein MNATLIHDIAKLIDHALLHPTLTDAELREGIELALKYDVASVCIKPYAVRMATERLAGSDVLVGTVIGFPHGASTTSLKVAETEQTCQDGAVEIDMVVNIGKVLGEDWDYVADEIGVVHKTCQVHGAILKVIFENDFLPDDAHKIKLCQICTEVGAEFVKTSTGFGFVKGSDGNYNYEGATEHDLQLMLDHVGPNVRVKASGGIRTLDGLLHVKEMGVSRLGTSATAAIMEEAYRRFGAVNANTPIVPIAETNGY
- a CDS encoding sugar phosphate isomerase/epimerase — translated: MLNLGFVSAILADYDLNGVLKFASEHNFKCVELMCWPSGNADVRRYAGVTHVDVDNLNVDQIHTLTKLYHISISGLGYYPNPLDPNPEQAEFYREHIKKIIRAAAKLGVPVVNTFIGRNPSLSITDNLKLYADHWPAIVKVAEECNVKIGIENCPMWFTDDEWPGGKNLATTPAIWDRMFEIIPSRALGLNYDPSHLIWQMMDEVKPIYNYRDRLHHIHLKDVKLYPDKLNRVGIMANPLEYHSPKLPGLGDVRWRDFFAALTDVRYRGPVCIEVEDKAYEAHPDDVQTAILTARNYLSQFLVL